The Leptospira langatensis genomic sequence GAATATCGATTATAAGATAACCTTAAAGTATTTGGGAATGATATTCTCGATAACAGATGTCTACAGGCCGAATACATATATGATCGATAATAGTTATTATTATCCTAACACCGTAGGCGGACAAACTGTAGGAACCGTGCCTGGCGCGAATATCGTCCAACCCTTGACTTCGAACACGAACGACGGATTGACCATAGATCCTTCTAAAGGATATGGACTCGTGAATCAGTATATCCTGAATTCTATCATGAGTTCTTCCTTGGACCCGAACTTGAAACAGGCCCTGGTAAACAAGCATTTGGAACAGAGGATCCCTTTGCACAGTATTATCTGGTCTTTCGGATATACGATCCGTATCTGAAAAAAGTAGTTTAAGGATACGTAATGAAAAGATAGATACGGGATAAATAGAAGTTTTATCCCGTATCTTTAAAGAGTGAGGGTTTAGAGAAGATTCAATTGCGAGTCAAGAGGCCCTTCCGATCCTAGTAGCTTCTTGTACTTCCACCAATTTACCGGTTTTCACATCATAATAGTAGCCATAGATCGGAATGTCCTTCGGGATCAGAGGATGATTTCGAATGCGACCCACATCCTCGATCACGCTCTTCTCCAGATCTTCAAACGTAAGAAAAGAAATATGAGCCGCCTCGTCGGAGCCTCCCGATTCCTCTAAATTCCTCCAGCCGTTTGAATCAATTGTCGCAGTTTTAAGGCTCTTGGATAATAGCTTTCGGATGATCGGATCCGTAAAAAGCGCCATCCCGCAATCGGTATGATGGATCACGAAAAATTCCTTGGTCCCGAGTAGCTTATGAGAGATCACCAAAGAACGAATAGCGTCGTCGCTTGCTCTTCCTCCTGCGTTTCGGATAACGTGCGCGTCTCCCTCGGCAAGACCCGCATACTTGGCCGGATCCAATCGGGCGTCCATGCAAGTCAGGATCGTAAAACTTCTGGCCGGAGGAAGGGCCAGTTCACCCTTCTTACCGAACTCGGAGACATACTTTTGATTCGCCTCGATCACTTCTTTGTGGATCTGGCTGACTTCCTTTTGTAGTAAAGTACTGTTTGACATGGTGGAAATTATATCTGTAATAACGGATTTTGGATGTTGGTTTTTGGAAAGGAGAAGAAAAGAAGAAGGAAATGGATGAGTTGATTAGGCGAGTGCCCAGTTTACTCGCATGTGGGAACTAGTCCGCGAGGAAGTTGCGGCCCCCGCCCTGTATAGGGTGGGGGGAGTGGCCCGTGGGAGAGCGAAATCGTCCTATCATAGATTTCTCTCTTTGGCAACCGGAAATTTATATAGTTCCCACATGTGGGAACTGTTAATCTCGGATCCTTCTATCGCTCTTTTTGCGAACGAAATCGCCGAACCACTGAAAGATCTGCACGATCACCACTAAGACAAGTACGGTTGATAGCATGATATCGTCCTCGTATCGATAGTAGCCGAACCGTATGGCCAGATCTCCGATCCCTCCTCCGCCTACGATGCCCGCCATCGCGGAGAAGCCGAGTAGACTGATCGTGGTGACTGTGATACCGGAGAGAATACCAGGTAACGCTTCCGGCACTAAGACTTCCTTAATAATAAGTAGAAGGTTGGCTCCAGTAGAAACCGCCGCTTCCAGAACCCCATCGGGAATTTCTCTCAATGATGTTTCGACTAACCTTGCTAAGAAGGGAATAGCTGCCACAGACAGGGACACGGAGGCAGCTAATGGGCCTATGGTAGTCCCGACCAAGAATTGGGTGAGCGGGATCAATGCTACTAGAAGGATCACGAAAGGGATCGAGCGGATCAAATTTGCCAGTCCACCTAATATGGAGTAGGTGAATTTGTTTTTCAGGAAAAGCTTCTTGTCAGTAAGATAAATAAGAAATCCTAAAGGAATACCAAATACCAATGCAATGCTAAGGGAGATACTCAACATGAGGAAGGTCTGTCCAAA encodes the following:
- a CDS encoding beta-class carbonic anhydrase, whose amino-acid sequence is MSNSTLLQKEVSQIHKEVIEANQKYVSEFGKKGELALPPARSFTILTCMDARLDPAKYAGLAEGDAHVIRNAGGRASDDAIRSLVISHKLLGTKEFFVIHHTDCGMALFTDPIIRKLLSKSLKTATIDSNGWRNLEESGGSDEAAHISFLTFEDLEKSVIEDVGRIRNHPLIPKDIPIYGYYYDVKTGKLVEVQEATRIGRAS
- a CDS encoding methionine ABC transporter permease; the protein is MSLEKWQSLLPDLSVAFGQTFLMLSISLSIALVFGIPLGFLIYLTDKKLFLKNKFTYSILGGLANLIRSIPFVILLVALIPLTQFLVGTTIGPLAASVSLSVAAIPFLARLVETSLREIPDGVLEAAVSTGANLLLIIKEVLVPEALPGILSGITVTTISLLGFSAMAGIVGGGGIGDLAIRFGYYRYEDDIMLSTVLVLVVIVQIFQWFGDFVRKKSDRRIRD